In Saccharomonospora marina XMU15, one genomic interval encodes:
- a CDS encoding ABC transporter permease, protein MSVTETRGALGFSTESGSRRTERLRLLVQPAVVVLVAGGVLTWAFTRTNDAIEAESINADVLLTKTWEHLAITAVVTAIVVALAVPLGMVLTRRWARPLAPLFIGIANIGQAAPALGVLVLFFLWSEWEGLWAAALPIAFYSLLPVLRNTIVGIDSVDPALVDAGRGIGMSSAGVLLRIEVPLAVPMILAGLRTALVLAVGTATLAFFVNGGGLGELIDTGYKLNRVPVLVVGAVLAVGLALIVDWLGAVLEEFLGPKGLS, encoded by the coding sequence GTGAGCGTCACCGAAACGCGGGGGGCGTTGGGGTTCTCGACGGAGTCCGGCTCGCGCCGCACCGAGCGACTGCGGTTGCTGGTCCAGCCCGCGGTCGTGGTTCTCGTCGCCGGTGGCGTACTGACCTGGGCCTTCACCCGGACCAACGATGCCATCGAAGCCGAGTCGATCAATGCCGACGTGTTGCTGACGAAGACCTGGGAGCATCTGGCGATCACGGCGGTGGTGACCGCGATCGTGGTGGCGCTGGCCGTGCCGCTCGGGATGGTGCTGACCCGGCGGTGGGCGCGACCGCTGGCGCCGCTGTTCATCGGGATCGCCAACATCGGGCAGGCCGCACCCGCGCTTGGGGTGCTCGTGCTGTTCTTCCTGTGGAGCGAGTGGGAAGGGTTGTGGGCGGCGGCACTGCCGATCGCCTTCTACTCGCTGCTTCCGGTGCTGCGCAACACGATCGTCGGCATCGACTCGGTCGATCCGGCGCTGGTGGACGCGGGCAGGGGCATCGGCATGTCGTCGGCGGGGGTGCTGCTGCGCATCGAGGTTCCGCTCGCGGTGCCGATGATCCTCGCCGGGCTGCGCACCGCTCTCGTGCTCGCCGTGGGCACGGCGACCCTGGCGTTCTTCGTCAACGGCGGCGGGCTGGGCGAGCTGATCGACACCGGGTACAAACTCAACCGCGTGCCCGTCCTCGTCGTCGGCGCCGTGCTCGCCGTCGGGCTCGCGCTGATCGTGGACTGGCTGGGCGCGGTACTGGAGGAGTTCCTCGGACCGAAGGGGCTGTCATGA
- a CDS encoding DUF6474 family protein, which produces MGRRSHRSGKAEQEPGLTPKKARNAVRVAKVVLPAAVPVLAPAALRAAGAAREAYDRYQARRMGVAVERLPEFSGRGGALLARIAGAADGLKALRQSPEAGDDDLAFAERSSGTLEQLAVSVRAAERMPAARRRAAHKAVASELERIEEQLLRRLGV; this is translated from the coding sequence ATGGGGCGCAGGTCACACCGGTCGGGCAAGGCCGAGCAGGAGCCGGGGCTCACACCGAAGAAGGCCCGCAACGCGGTGCGCGTCGCCAAGGTCGTGCTGCCCGCCGCCGTGCCGGTGCTCGCGCCTGCCGCGCTGAGGGCAGCGGGCGCCGCGAGGGAGGCCTACGACCGCTACCAGGCACGACGGATGGGGGTCGCGGTCGAGCGGCTGCCGGAGTTCTCCGGCAGGGGCGGTGCGCTGCTGGCCCGCATCGCGGGCGCCGCCGACGGGCTGAAGGCGCTGCGGCAGTCACCCGAAGCCGGTGACGACGATCTCGCGTTCGCCGAGCGCTCCAGCGGGACCCTCGAACAGCTCGCGGTCTCCGTGCGGGCAGCGGAGCGGATGCCCGCGGCCAGGAGGAGGGCCGCCCACAAGGCGGTCGCCTCGGAGTTGGAGCGGATCGAGGAGCAGCTGCTGCGTCGCCTCGGCGTCTGA
- a CDS encoding glycine betaine ABC transporter substrate-binding protein, whose protein sequence is MKRAASALAGTVLLLATSACGLDVNAALPFSVGPGSIKPVPRLQGVEVTVGSKDFTEQVILGYIAELALEAAGADAIDLTNIHGSNSARYALVDGQIDLQWEYTGTGWLSYLGYDEPVPTERGQYEAVREADLERNGIVWLPYSRVNNTYAFAATEEFAREHDLRTTTDMTEFLKQHPEQAVFCVETEFASRPDGMPGVRQTYGFPVTTTKTFGTGAIYAAIDNGTCNFGEVFTTDGRIAGLNLRVLADDKRFFPQYNASVTLRAQFLAEHPGIADVLAPVSAALNNEEIIELNKQVDVDGRDPAKVARDWMVGKGFITTSGTG, encoded by the coding sequence ATGAAGCGCGCGGCGAGCGCACTCGCCGGGACCGTACTACTGCTGGCCACCAGCGCATGCGGCCTCGACGTCAACGCCGCGCTGCCGTTCTCGGTCGGTCCCGGTTCCATCAAACCGGTGCCGCGGTTGCAGGGCGTCGAGGTGACGGTGGGCTCCAAGGACTTCACCGAGCAGGTCATTCTCGGCTACATCGCAGAGTTGGCGCTGGAGGCCGCCGGTGCCGACGCCATCGACCTGACCAACATCCACGGCTCCAACAGCGCCCGCTACGCGCTGGTGGACGGCCAGATCGACCTGCAGTGGGAGTACACCGGCACCGGCTGGCTCTCCTACCTCGGTTACGACGAGCCGGTGCCGACCGAGCGCGGGCAGTACGAGGCGGTCCGCGAGGCCGACCTTGAGCGCAACGGGATCGTGTGGCTGCCGTACTCGCGGGTGAACAACACCTACGCCTTCGCCGCCACCGAGGAGTTCGCACGCGAACACGACCTGCGCACCACCACGGACATGACCGAGTTCCTGAAGCAGCACCCCGAGCAGGCCGTGTTCTGCGTGGAGACCGAGTTCGCCAGCAGGCCGGACGGGATGCCAGGGGTACGTCAGACCTACGGCTTCCCCGTCACCACCACCAAGACGTTCGGCACCGGGGCCATCTACGCCGCGATCGACAACGGGACCTGCAACTTCGGTGAGGTGTTCACCACCGACGGCCGCATCGCCGGGTTGAACCTGCGGGTGCTCGCCGACGACAAGCGGTTCTTCCCGCAGTACAACGCCTCGGTCACGCTGCGCGCGCAGTTCCTCGCCGAGCATCCGGGCATCGCCGACGTGCTGGCGCCGGTGTCGGCGGCGCTGAACAACGAGGAGATCATCGAACTGAACAAGCAGGTCGACGTCGACGGCAGGGACCCGGCGAAGGTGGCAAGGGACTGGATGGTGGGCAAGGGCTTCATCACCACCTCCGGCACCGGCTGA
- a CDS encoding type VII secretion protein EccE — protein sequence MVSVVRLLALEVVLGAVFFVVLQELWAMLLGGTLGLLAVVAMFGRSNGRWWSESLGLWLRYKMRAGNAGSQAADPRIAALCELAPELVVEDIEDSADGELGMGSDGAGWFAVLEIAMADDAPMPPVPLAALAAIADEAEQAGVVIQVVSHRTAARDNAMWVAVRLDATAVAQSVIDQPGSQVDVPVVLAELTHRVERLLHKHDLRARPLRADELTDALVRSCDLLPNQLTQVREDWDCWHSTRLAHGCYWLRTWPDPERNARLFATLMELPAALISISFLIEPSFHGTTLRCLVRLATARDHYQAMCANAERIVGWTGAQLTRLDGQHAPAVYASAPSGGGAR from the coding sequence GTGGTCAGCGTGGTGCGCCTGCTGGCACTCGAAGTAGTCCTCGGCGCCGTCTTCTTCGTGGTGCTACAGGAACTGTGGGCCATGCTGCTGGGCGGGACGCTCGGCCTGCTCGCCGTCGTGGCGATGTTCGGCCGGTCCAACGGCCGGTGGTGGAGCGAGAGCCTCGGACTGTGGCTGCGCTACAAGATGCGCGCGGGGAATGCCGGCTCGCAGGCAGCCGACCCGCGCATCGCCGCGCTGTGCGAGCTCGCGCCCGAACTGGTGGTCGAGGACATCGAAGACTCGGCCGACGGCGAACTCGGTATGGGAAGCGACGGCGCAGGCTGGTTCGCCGTGCTGGAGATCGCGATGGCCGACGACGCACCGATGCCACCGGTGCCACTGGCCGCGCTCGCGGCCATCGCCGACGAAGCCGAACAGGCAGGCGTGGTGATCCAGGTCGTTTCCCACAGAACCGCCGCGCGCGACAACGCGATGTGGGTCGCGGTCCGGCTGGACGCGACCGCGGTGGCCCAGTCGGTGATCGACCAGCCCGGTAGTCAGGTGGACGTCCCGGTGGTGCTCGCGGAACTGACGCACCGGGTCGAGCGGCTGCTGCACAAGCACGACCTGCGGGCGAGGCCGCTGCGGGCGGACGAACTGACCGACGCGCTTGTCCGCTCCTGCGACCTACTGCCGAACCAGCTCACCCAGGTGCGCGAGGACTGGGACTGCTGGCATTCGACACGCCTGGCACACGGCTGCTACTGGCTGCGGACGTGGCCGGACCCGGAGCGCAACGCGCGGCTGTTCGCCACGCTGATGGAGCTGCCCGCGGCGTTGATCAGCATTTCGTTCCTGATCGAGCCGTCCTTCCACGGCACCACGCTTCGCTGCCTGGTGCGGCTGGCCACCGCACGCGACCACTACCAGGCCATGTGTGCCAACGCGGAACGTATAGTCGGCTGGACCGGTGCTCAACTGACCAGGTTGGACGGCCAGCACGCCCCGGCCGTCTACGCGTCAGCGCCGAGCGGAGGAGGTGCCCGGTGA
- a CDS encoding vWA domain-containing protein: MRLKRSAGVVMSAVLLCLLGTPVAFGQSEEPGSRYAPTMLVLDASGSMAEADADGVVKMDAAKQAVHAVVEAAPAGSRVGLAVYGTGTGNSDAERAKGCEDVLVLREPEPIEKSVMADAVDGLTPRGYTPIGKALRVAADRLPEQGPRAIVLVSDGEDTCAPPQPCEVVKELTADGIDLVVHTVGFAVEQQARSQLTCVAHTTGGTYTDAPDARTLEEILPRVTATALRNYEPAGVPIAGSQGYDSAPVAGPGQYLDTIGQRERRFYAVDVPEGATAYFSATVSFPRLSGISVTEDFSSLQLRTYGTDGEDCHEFETEQATRSSDGVALTVATTWQGAAEAETGSEQGDRCKGGGRYYFAVEWSRVASGVPERLPMELLVGVEAAVADTGPTAVRPKVEFVEPTGPAVPVTGGGSFNVAGVLTGSGSYTDTVQRGEFLFYRVKLDWGQGLAYRVRFGQTPGRGLPNLSNISTTLYAPSREQIDWDGTAYTGSANALPTHDPSIATVPVRYNNRTADEHSARSQSVAGWYYIAVKVSPPHEDDGTAHPVPVHIELTVGGEPEQGPRYRSGSPDSGGVGPFGDGGARLGGDAGQARAGVLTSSPTQATPSMLGWVVAAGLTGVAAAGTGLFFFLRRRGGPSAR; the protein is encoded by the coding sequence GTGAGGCTGAAGAGATCGGCGGGCGTAGTGATGTCGGCCGTACTGCTGTGCTTGCTTGGGACGCCGGTTGCCTTCGGGCAGTCGGAGGAGCCGGGTTCGCGGTATGCGCCCACGATGCTCGTGCTCGACGCGTCTGGCTCGATGGCCGAGGCCGACGCCGACGGGGTTGTGAAGATGGACGCGGCCAAGCAAGCCGTTCACGCGGTGGTGGAGGCCGCACCGGCCGGGTCCAGGGTGGGGCTTGCCGTCTACGGCACCGGCACGGGTAACTCCGACGCCGAGCGCGCCAAGGGGTGCGAGGACGTGCTTGTGCTGCGCGAGCCGGAACCGATCGAGAAGTCGGTGATGGCCGACGCGGTGGACGGGTTGACGCCGCGCGGGTACACGCCGATCGGCAAGGCCCTGCGGGTGGCGGCCGACCGGCTGCCCGAGCAGGGGCCGCGGGCGATCGTGCTGGTCTCCGACGGTGAGGACACCTGCGCGCCGCCGCAGCCCTGCGAGGTCGTCAAGGAACTGACCGCCGACGGTATCGACCTGGTCGTGCACACCGTTGGATTCGCCGTGGAACAGCAGGCCCGCTCCCAGTTGACGTGCGTGGCGCACACCACCGGCGGAACCTACACCGACGCCCCGGACGCGAGGACGCTGGAGGAGATCCTGCCAAGGGTGACGGCTACCGCGCTTCGCAACTACGAGCCCGCCGGTGTGCCCATCGCGGGCTCGCAGGGGTACGACTCCGCGCCGGTGGCGGGGCCGGGCCAGTACCTCGACACGATCGGGCAGCGGGAACGGCGGTTCTACGCGGTGGACGTGCCGGAAGGTGCCACGGCCTACTTCAGCGCCACCGTGTCGTTTCCCCGGCTGAGCGGCATCTCGGTGACCGAGGACTTCAGTTCGTTGCAACTTCGCACCTACGGCACCGACGGCGAGGACTGTCACGAGTTCGAAACCGAGCAGGCGACGCGATCAAGCGACGGTGTCGCTCTGACGGTGGCCACGACGTGGCAGGGCGCCGCCGAAGCCGAGACCGGGAGCGAGCAGGGCGACCGCTGCAAGGGCGGCGGGCGGTACTACTTCGCTGTGGAGTGGTCCAGGGTTGCCTCGGGCGTGCCTGAGCGCCTGCCGATGGAGCTTCTTGTCGGGGTGGAGGCCGCTGTGGCCGACACCGGCCCCACCGCCGTGCGACCGAAGGTGGAGTTCGTCGAGCCAACTGGTCCAGCAGTGCCGGTGACAGGGGGCGGCTCGTTCAACGTCGCCGGTGTTCTTACCGGGTCGGGAAGTTACACCGACACGGTGCAGCGTGGTGAGTTCCTGTTCTACCGGGTCAAGCTCGACTGGGGGCAGGGCCTGGCCTACCGGGTGCGGTTCGGGCAGACACCCGGCCGAGGCTTGCCGAACCTGTCCAACATCTCCACGACGCTGTACGCACCGTCGCGGGAGCAGATCGACTGGGACGGCACCGCCTACACCGGCTCTGCCAACGCGCTGCCGACACATGATCCTTCGATCGCCACCGTCCCGGTGCGGTACAACAACCGCACGGCCGACGAGCACAGCGCGCGCAGCCAGAGCGTCGCGGGCTGGTACTACATCGCGGTCAAAGTGAGCCCACCGCACGAGGACGACGGCACCGCGCATCCCGTACCTGTCCATATCGAGCTGACAGTCGGCGGTGAGCCTGAGCAAGGGCCCCGCTACCGCTCCGGCTCGCCGGACTCCGGTGGCGTCGGCCCGTTCGGGGACGGCGGCGCACGGCTCGGCGGTGACGCGGGCCAGGCCCGGGCCGGTGTGCTGACCAGCAGCCCGACGCAGGCCACACCGTCGATGCTGGGCTGGGTCGTCGCCGCCGGGTTGACCGGGGTCGCCGCTGCGGGAACGGGGTTGTTCTTCTTCCTGCGACGGCGTGGCGGGCCGTCGGCACGGTGA
- a CDS encoding TM0106 family RecB-like putative nuclease, which translates to MAIEVLLDAGVVTCCRRRVHLDHDPTMRDARLAPPDPAAEQRIADAWAHRGQIAQRLRESTRGSWAVVPRELAHSERVELTLSALREGVAYLWGGLLPPDHAGGRRGGAELLVRTPHGYVPVLVVRHRITDPGEGARTAELPDLDPERAAVDPQRKVRSQPRDQLRLAHVRRLLEAAGAAEPHRAIGGVIGLDADVVLWHDLDAATWPGGRTALTEYDERFTDRLAVARAAATRQESLAEPSRVLECRRCQWWPVCESQLTQSRDVSLVVRGEDAVELRNAGVSTVDKLAALNPAEESPIQWTGTTFTDAVALARAWLADLTVVRKVSEVTVPRADVEVDIDMESFGDSGAYLWGCLLSGADIGVRPGYRAFATWDPLPTPDEGRSFARFWAWLSDVRARTAAAGLTFRAYCYNALAENRWLFSSIERFGDMDGVPTREEMREFVESDEWVDLFRSVTDQFLCSHGKGLKVVAPVAGFRWRDPEASGEASMRWYRDAVGMDGAEPDLGQRERLLRYNEDDVLATRALREWISDEAGHAVPYMGEL; encoded by the coding sequence ATGGCCATTGAGGTGTTGCTCGACGCGGGAGTCGTCACGTGCTGCCGCAGGCGAGTGCACCTCGATCACGACCCGACCATGCGCGACGCGCGGCTCGCGCCGCCCGACCCGGCCGCTGAGCAGCGCATCGCCGACGCGTGGGCACATCGTGGGCAGATCGCGCAACGGCTGCGGGAAAGCACGCGTGGCAGTTGGGCGGTAGTGCCGAGGGAGCTTGCACACAGCGAACGCGTCGAACTGACTCTGTCCGCGCTGCGGGAGGGTGTGGCCTACCTGTGGGGTGGGCTGTTGCCTCCTGACCACGCCGGAGGCAGGCGGGGTGGCGCCGAACTGCTGGTGCGCACACCGCACGGCTACGTGCCGGTGCTGGTGGTGCGCCACCGCATCACCGACCCCGGCGAGGGCGCGCGCACGGCCGAACTGCCGGACCTCGACCCGGAGCGCGCCGCGGTCGACCCCCAACGCAAGGTGCGTTCCCAGCCGCGTGACCAGCTCCGGCTGGCGCACGTTCGGCGGCTGCTGGAGGCGGCGGGTGCGGCCGAGCCGCACCGGGCCATCGGCGGTGTCATCGGGCTCGATGCCGACGTGGTGCTGTGGCACGACCTCGACGCCGCCACCTGGCCGGGCGGGCGCACGGCGCTGACCGAGTACGACGAGCGCTTCACCGACCGTCTCGCCGTGGCACGGGCGGCCGCGACCAGGCAGGAGTCGCTCGCCGAGCCGTCACGGGTGCTGGAGTGCAGGCGCTGCCAGTGGTGGCCGGTGTGCGAATCGCAGCTCACCCAAAGCCGTGACGTCAGTCTCGTCGTTCGCGGCGAGGACGCGGTCGAGTTGCGCAACGCGGGCGTCTCCACGGTGGACAAGCTGGCGGCGCTGAACCCGGCGGAGGAGTCGCCTATCCAGTGGACCGGGACGACGTTCACCGACGCGGTCGCGCTGGCGCGCGCGTGGCTGGCCGACCTCACCGTCGTGCGCAAGGTCAGCGAGGTGACCGTGCCGAGGGCCGACGTCGAGGTCGACATCGACATGGAGAGCTTCGGCGACTCCGGTGCCTACCTGTGGGGTTGCCTGCTCAGCGGCGCCGACATCGGTGTGCGGCCCGGCTACCGCGCCTTCGCCACCTGGGACCCGTTGCCGACACCGGACGAGGGGCGCTCGTTCGCCCGGTTCTGGGCGTGGCTTTCCGACGTGCGGGCCAGGACAGCGGCCGCAGGACTGACGTTTCGGGCGTACTGCTACAACGCGCTCGCCGAGAACCGCTGGCTGTTCTCCTCCATCGAGCGGTTCGGCGACATGGACGGCGTTCCCACGCGGGAGGAGATGCGCGAGTTCGTGGAGTCCGACGAGTGGGTCGATCTCTTTCGCAGCGTCACCGACCAGTTCCTGTGCTCGCACGGCAAGGGCCTGAAGGTGGTCGCGCCCGTCGCGGGTTTTCGGTGGCGCGACCCGGAGGCCAGCGGGGAGGCGTCGATGCGGTGGTACCGCGACGCGGTCGGCATGGACGGTGCCGAACCGGACCTCGGCCAGCGGGAGCGGTTACTGCGCTACAACGAGGACGACGTGCTGGCCACCCGAGCGCTCAGGGAGTGGATCAGCGACGAAGCCGGGCACGCCGTGCCGTACATGGGAGAGCTGTAG
- a CDS encoding type VII secretion protein EccC — MATIIVKRPVRRPAPELPSGEVILDPPPENPPITGKNWTRVLMILPMLAGTAGMGLLIGARSPGPIMYVAGGLYGAAVLGMILFQIMSQAGQGPGKQEMIQNRRQYMRKLSQLRAQVRDTISRQRQAMFYRHPDPDRLWSTAQSARLWERRPGDWDFTIIRIGLGSQELATPLVPPETKPVDELEPLCAMALRKFVTTYSTVPDLPVAVALRGFSRIYVTGDTERGRGLAAAMLAQLCTFHAPGDVLAALCVSPKNRQAWDWAKWLPHALHPDKHDAVGPIRLVAPSITAIEAMLDDVLANRPRFNPSTPPADGSTHVVVILDGGDTAGSEHLMIEGGVEGTTLIDLSGTPPRLLDATTLVLDIGADGALRSRTMDGENAIGEADSLDPAGMLGLARTLAPLRLSSATTAEQPLATSLELTDLLGLGDPYEFDLSESWAKRSNRDRLRVPIGVTADGRPMELDLKESAQDGMGPHGLLVGATGSGKSELLRTLVLALALRHDSEILNFVLVDFKGGATFTKLDRLPHTSAVITNLADELHLVDRMLDAIQGELLRRQELLRKAGNYGSQRDYEKARTAGAPLEPLPALLVIVDEFSELLTARPDFIDMFVQIGRVGRSLGVHLLLASQRLEEGRLRGLDSHLSYRIGLRTFSAMESRAAIGAPDAFQLPRAPGNGFLRAGTEDLVRFRAAYVSGVHRRGASAVRTDDQGRHIDPVQEYSTRYLRPRTTDQLEPTSSHDDDAENGETLLDVLVERMEGKGRPAHQVWLPPLAEPPTLDRLLTALRTDSERGLTTEDTNLWGALTAAAGVIDRPAEQRRDVCWLELSGAGGNLVVVGGPHSGKSTVVRTVMGSLALTHTPAEVQFFCLDFGGGGLASMRGLPHVSGVSTRRDTTEVRRSVAEAYNLLLEREQRFSEHGIDGMATYRKLLREGKFPEDNFGDVFLVVDGWATLRTEYEQLEPTVTELVNRGLGFGVHVIATANRWMDLRMNVRDMFGSKLELRLGDPVDSAFGRRQAAAVPEQAPGRGLSPDGAQFLAGVPRVDGRCTDVDLAEGVKQLVDSINAGWTGPAAQRVRLLPTDLPYSALPPADEGPGIPVGIAETDLQPVYLDFEAEPHLLLFGDVESGKSNFLRALATGIMGRYTPEQAQIAVVDFRRSLLGLIPDEYLIGYATATKTVQEMVQVTIDAMTKRLPGGDITPEQLRNRSWWSGPELFILVDDLDLVAPNSHSNPLAPLLEFMTQGRDIGLHLVVTRRSGGAGRALFDPVISRIRDLASPGIMMSGNREEGPLLGNLRPGPLPTGRGWLITRSKGELLVQFAHLPQQE; from the coding sequence TTGGCAACGATCATAGTCAAGCGGCCCGTACGTAGGCCCGCGCCCGAACTGCCTTCCGGTGAAGTGATTTTGGACCCGCCACCGGAGAACCCGCCCATCACGGGAAAGAACTGGACCAGGGTCCTGATGATCCTGCCCATGCTGGCGGGCACCGCCGGTATGGGACTGCTGATCGGTGCGCGCTCACCAGGGCCGATCATGTACGTGGCGGGCGGCCTTTACGGCGCCGCCGTTTTGGGGATGATCCTTTTCCAGATCATGAGTCAGGCCGGGCAGGGGCCTGGCAAGCAGGAGATGATCCAGAACCGGCGGCAGTACATGCGCAAGCTGAGCCAGCTACGCGCACAGGTTCGCGACACCATCTCCCGCCAGCGTCAGGCCATGTTCTACCGCCACCCCGATCCGGACCGCCTCTGGTCGACGGCGCAGAGCGCCCGACTGTGGGAACGCAGGCCGGGCGACTGGGACTTCACGATCATCCGAATCGGACTCGGCAGCCAGGAACTGGCGACACCGCTGGTGCCGCCGGAGACCAAACCGGTCGACGAGCTCGAACCGCTGTGCGCGATGGCGCTGCGCAAGTTCGTGACGACCTACTCCACGGTGCCCGACCTTCCCGTCGCGGTCGCGCTTCGCGGGTTCTCGCGCATCTACGTCACCGGCGACACCGAACGGGGACGCGGGCTCGCGGCTGCGATGCTCGCCCAGCTCTGCACATTTCACGCACCTGGTGACGTGCTGGCCGCACTCTGCGTGAGTCCGAAGAACCGGCAGGCCTGGGACTGGGCGAAATGGCTTCCGCACGCGCTGCACCCGGACAAGCACGACGCCGTGGGCCCCATCCGCCTCGTCGCCCCGAGCATCACCGCGATCGAGGCCATGCTCGACGACGTGCTCGCCAACCGGCCGCGGTTCAACCCCAGCACACCGCCTGCGGACGGCTCGACACACGTGGTCGTGATCCTCGACGGGGGTGACACGGCGGGCTCGGAACACCTCATGATCGAGGGCGGTGTCGAGGGAACCACGCTGATCGACCTGTCCGGCACACCACCGAGACTGCTGGACGCGACGACGCTTGTGCTGGACATCGGCGCCGACGGGGCGCTGCGGAGCAGGACGATGGACGGCGAGAACGCCATCGGCGAGGCCGACTCGCTCGACCCGGCCGGAATGCTCGGCCTCGCGCGCACGCTCGCTCCGCTGCGGCTGTCGTCGGCGACCACCGCGGAACAACCGCTTGCCACCTCGCTCGAGCTGACCGACCTGCTCGGGCTGGGCGACCCGTACGAGTTCGATCTCTCCGAGAGCTGGGCGAAGCGATCGAATCGGGACCGGTTGCGCGTGCCGATCGGGGTGACCGCCGACGGCCGCCCGATGGAACTCGACCTGAAGGAGTCGGCGCAGGACGGCATGGGGCCACACGGCCTGCTCGTCGGCGCGACCGGTTCCGGCAAGTCGGAGTTGCTTCGTACCCTGGTGCTGGCGCTGGCCCTCAGGCACGACTCGGAGATCCTCAACTTCGTGCTGGTGGACTTCAAGGGTGGCGCCACCTTCACCAAGCTCGACCGGCTCCCGCACACCAGCGCGGTGATCACCAACCTTGCCGACGAGCTGCACCTGGTGGACCGCATGCTCGACGCCATCCAGGGTGAGCTGCTGCGCCGTCAGGAACTGTTGCGCAAGGCGGGCAACTACGGCTCCCAACGTGACTACGAGAAGGCCCGCACGGCGGGCGCGCCGCTGGAACCGCTGCCCGCGCTGCTGGTGATCGTCGACGAGTTCTCCGAACTGCTCACCGCTCGGCCCGACTTCATCGACATGTTCGTCCAGATCGGGCGGGTGGGCCGTTCGCTGGGCGTGCACCTGCTGCTGGCATCGCAACGCCTGGAGGAGGGCAGGCTTCGCGGCCTGGATTCGCACCTTTCCTACCGGATCGGTTTGCGGACGTTCTCGGCCATGGAGAGCAGGGCCGCCATCGGCGCCCCCGACGCCTTCCAGTTGCCACGCGCGCCTGGTAACGGCTTTCTTCGCGCGGGAACCGAGGATCTCGTCAGGTTCCGGGCGGCGTACGTCTCCGGCGTCCACCGCCGCGGCGCCAGCGCGGTTCGCACCGACGACCAGGGCAGGCACATCGACCCGGTGCAGGAATACTCGACCCGCTACCTGCGGCCCCGCACCACCGACCAACTCGAACCGACCTCGAGCCACGACGACGATGCCGAGAACGGCGAGACCCTGCTCGACGTGCTGGTGGAGCGGATGGAGGGCAAGGGAAGGCCTGCGCACCAGGTGTGGCTGCCTCCGCTTGCCGAGCCGCCGACCCTGGACCGACTGCTGACAGCGCTGCGGACCGATTCCGAGCGCGGCCTGACGACCGAGGACACGAACCTGTGGGGGGCACTGACCGCCGCGGCGGGCGTGATCGACCGGCCTGCCGAGCAACGCAGGGACGTGTGCTGGCTGGAGTTGTCCGGCGCGGGCGGGAACCTGGTCGTGGTCGGCGGTCCGCACAGCGGTAAGAGCACGGTGGTCCGCACCGTCATGGGCAGTCTCGCGCTCACCCACACCCCCGCGGAGGTGCAGTTCTTCTGCCTCGACTTCGGTGGCGGCGGGCTGGCCTCGATGCGGGGACTGCCTCACGTCAGTGGCGTTTCCACCCGGCGTGACACCACCGAGGTGCGGCGCAGCGTGGCCGAGGCCTACAACCTGCTGCTGGAACGCGAGCAACGGTTCTCCGAGCACGGAATCGACGGCATGGCCACCTACCGCAAACTGCTGCGGGAGGGCAAGTTTCCCGAGGACAACTTCGGTGACGTGTTCCTGGTCGTGGACGGCTGGGCCACCCTGCGCACCGAGTACGAGCAACTGGAGCCGACCGTCACCGAACTGGTCAACCGCGGCCTCGGCTTCGGCGTGCACGTGATCGCGACCGCGAACCGGTGGATGGACCTGCGCATGAACGTCCGCGACATGTTCGGCAGCAAGCTGGAGCTACGGCTCGGTGACCCGGTGGACTCGGCGTTCGGCAGGCGGCAGGCGGCGGCCGTGCCGGAGCAGGCACCCGGCAGGGGGCTTTCTCCGGACGGCGCCCAGTTCCTGGCGGGTGTGCCGCGAGTGGACGGCCGCTGCACCGATGTCGATCTCGCGGAAGGCGTCAAGCAGTTGGTCGACTCGATCAACGCCGGGTGGACCGGTCCGGCCGCGCAGCGCGTGCGGCTGCTGCCGACCGACCTGCCGTACTCCGCGCTTCCACCCGCCGACGAGGGGCCGGGCATCCCGGTCGGCATCGCCGAGACCGACCTACAGCCCGTCTACCTCGACTTCGAGGCCGAGCCGCACCTGCTGCTGTTCGGCGATGTGGAGTCGGGCAAGAGCAACTTCCTGCGCGCGCTGGCGACCGGCATCATGGGCCGCTACACGCCGGAGCAGGCCCAGATCGCGGTCGTGGACTTCCGGCGCAGCCTGCTTGGGCTGATTCCCGACGAGTACCTGATCGGGTATGCGACAGCGACGAAGACCGTGCAGGAGATGGTCCAGGTCACCATCGATGCCATGACCAAACGCCTGCCAGGTGGCGACATCACTCCCGAACAACTGCGCAACCGCAGCTGGTGGAGTGGCCCGGAGCTGTTCATCCTCGTCGACGACCTCGACCTGGTAGCACCGAACTCGCACAGCAACCCGCTGGCACCGCTGCTGGAGTTCATGACGCAGGGCCGCGACATCGGCCTGCACCTGGTGGTGACCCGCCGCTCCGGCGGCGCTGGACGGGCACTGTTCGATCCGGTGATCTCGCGCATCCGCGATCTGGCCTCGCCTGGAATCATGATGTCCGGCAACCGCGAGGAAGGGCCGCTCCTCGGCAACCTCAGGCCGGGGCCACTCCCGACGGGCAGGGGCTGGCTGATTACCCGCTCCAAGGGGGAACTGCTGGTGCAGTTCGCGCATCTACCTCAACAGGAGTGA